CGCCTGGCCGCCGATTTCGTCAAGACCAACCTGCCCGGCAAGGGCATCTGGGTGTCGGACCCGACCTGGCCCAATCACCTGGGGATCTTCCAGGCCGCCGGCATCGAGCTGCACAAGTACCCCTACGTCGACGCCGACAACCGCCTCGACTTCGACGGCATGCTGAGCGCCCTCAAGCAGATTCCCCACGGCGACGTGGTGGTGCTGCACGCCTGCTGCCACAACCCGTCGGGCTTCGACCTGAGCCGCGAACAGTGGCAGCAGGTGCTCGAAACGGTGCGCGAGCGCGACCTGCTGCCGCTGGTCGATTTCGCCTACCAGGGCTTCGGCGACGGCCTCGACGAGGACGCCTACGGCGCCCGGCTGATGGCCGAGAACCTCGACGAAGTGCTGATCACCAGCTCCTGCTCGAAGAACTTCGGCATCTACCGCGAGCGCACCGGCTGTTTGATCGCCATCGCCAAGAACCACGAGCAGATGCAGAACGTGCGCTCGCAATTGGCCATCGTCGCCCGCGAGAACTATTCCAACCCGCCGGCGCATGGTGGCTCGATCGTCTACGAGATCCTCGAATCCGCCGAACTGGCCGCCGTTTGGCGCGATGAGCTCACCGAGATGCGCAATCGCATCAACGGTTTGCGTCGCGAGTTCGTCGACGCGCTGGCGCCCTATGGCCTCGACGGGCAGTTCGCCCACGTCGCCGAGCAGCGCGGCATGTTCTCGTATACCGGCCTTAAGCCCGAGCATGTCGATCGGTTGCGCGACGAGTACGGCATCTACCTGGTGCGTTCGGGGCGCGCCAACGTCGCCGGGCTGGCCAGCGAGAACCTGCCCTACGTCGCCAAGGCGATCGCCGCCGTCGTCAAGTAACGCGTGCCGTCGCGCATGTTCGATAGACGCCCGGGTCCGCCCCGGGCGTTTTCCGTTGAAGGATGGCCCTCATGAATCGAGCGCCCGTCACCGTCGTCGGCGCCGGCGTCACCGGCTTGACCACCGCACTGGCGCTGCACGAGGCCGGCTATCCGGTCCGAATCGTCGACCCGGCCGCGCCCGGCAGCGGCACCAGCGCCGCCAACGGCGCGCAACTCTCCTGGGCGTTCGTCGCCCCGCTCGCCGAACCCGGGGTATTGCCCCAGCTGCCCGGCTGGCTGCTCGGCTCCGACAGCCCGATCCGCTGGGTGCCGCGCCTCGACCCCGCCCTGCCCGGCTGGGGACTTCAGTTCCTGCGCGCCTGCACGCCTCGGCGCGCCCGCGCCACCACCGCGGCGTTGCTCGAGCTGGCTGCGCTGGGCCGCCCACAGCTCGACGACTGGCGCACCCGCCTCGAACTCGACTTCGACTGGCGCGCCAACGGCAAGCTGTTGCTCTATCGGGACGCAGAGGCATTGGCCAAAGCCGGCCGCCAGGTCGACTTCCAACGCCGGCTGGGCGTGGAGCAGCGGCTTATCGAGCGCGACGCGCTGCTCGAACGCGAGCCGGCCCTCGAGCATCTACGCGATCAGCTCGCCGGCGCGCTGTGGACGCCCGGCGAGGCGCTCGGCGATTGCCGGCGCTTTTGCGAGGCCGTCGCCGACCATCTAGCCGATCAGGGCGTCGCCTTCGTCAAGCGTGGCGTCGCGCGCCTGGAAACCCGCCACGGCCGGCTGGTCGCCTGGCACGACGACCGGGGCGAGCGTCACGTCCTGGATACCGGCGAAACATTGATCGTGGCCGCCGGCCTTGCCAGCCGTCGCCTGCTGGCTGAAGTCGGCATTCAGATACCGCTCTATCCGCTCAAGGGCTATAGCCTGACCCTGCCGCTCGACGCCGGCGATGCGGCGCCCGAGGCCAGCGTCACCGACGGCGCCCACAAGATGGTCTATGCGCGCCTCGGCCAGGGCGACCAACGGCGGCTGCGGATCGCCGGAATCGCCGATCTCGACGGCTGGCAGGCACAGCCGCGCGCCCCGCGAATCGAGCTGCTCAAGCGCCGGGCCTGCGCGTTCCTGCCGGCGCTGGCCGAACGCATCACCGCCGCCGAGCCCTGGACCGGCCTGCGCCCGGCGACGCCCGACGGGCGCCCGCGGCTCGGTCCCACCGGCATCGACGGTTTGTGGGTCAACGCCGGGCAAGGCGCGCTCGGCTGGACGCTGG
The genomic region above belongs to Halomonas zincidurans B6 and contains:
- a CDS encoding FAD-dependent oxidoreductase → MNRAPVTVVGAGVTGLTTALALHEAGYPVRIVDPAAPGSGTSAANGAQLSWAFVAPLAEPGVLPQLPGWLLGSDSPIRWVPRLDPALPGWGLQFLRACTPRRARATTAALLELAALGRPQLDDWRTRLELDFDWRANGKLLLYRDAEALAKAGRQVDFQRRLGVEQRLIERDALLEREPALEHLRDQLAGALWTPGEALGDCRRFCEAVADHLADQGVAFVKRGVARLETRHGRLVAWHDDRGERHVLDTGETLIVAAGLASRRLLAEVGIQIPLYPLKGYSLTLPLDAGDAAPEASVTDGAHKMVYARLGQGDQRRLRIAGIADLDGWQAQPRAPRIELLKRRACAFLPALAERITAAEPWTGLRPATPDGRPRLGPTGIDGLWVNAGQGALGWTLAPGSALALRTALDGDATAIAAFRGKPA
- a CDS encoding aromatic amino acid transaminase, producing MFEQIERVPGDAILGLIEAFNKDPNPQKVDLGVGVYRDAQGVTPIMRAVKKAEALLLKNETTKSYIGSHGDPRYAKVVLPLVLGAESPVLAADRASATQSPGGTGALRLAADFVKTNLPGKGIWVSDPTWPNHLGIFQAAGIELHKYPYVDADNRLDFDGMLSALKQIPHGDVVVLHACCHNPSGFDLSREQWQQVLETVRERDLLPLVDFAYQGFGDGLDEDAYGARLMAENLDEVLITSSCSKNFGIYRERTGCLIAIAKNHEQMQNVRSQLAIVARENYSNPPAHGGSIVYEILESAELAAVWRDELTEMRNRINGLRREFVDALAPYGLDGQFAHVAEQRGMFSYTGLKPEHVDRLRDEYGIYLVRSGRANVAGLASENLPYVAKAIAAVVK